The following proteins come from a genomic window of Pseudomonas sp. MAG733B:
- a CDS encoding ABC transporter substrate-binding protein, whose product MNAISRLATVISLASLSALPLSVLAAESKGSVEVVHWWTSGGEKAAVDVLKAQVEKDGFTWKDGAVAGGGGATAMTVLKSRAVAGNPPGVAQIKGPDIQEWASTGLLDTDVLKDVAKSEKWDSLLDKKVSDTVKYEGDYVAVPVNIHRVNWLWINPEVFKKAGIEKPPTTLEEFYAAGDKLKAAGFIPLAHGGQPWQDSTVFEAVVLSVMGVDGYKKALVDLDNKALTGPEMVKALTELKKVATYMDADGKGQDWNLEAAKVINGKAGMQIMGDWAKSEWTAAKKVAGKDYECVAFPGTDKAFTYNIDSLAVFKQKDAGTAAGQQDIAKVVLGENFQKVFSINKGSIPVRNDMLADMGKYGFDSCAQTAAKDFLADAKSGGLQPSMAHNMATTLAVQGAFFDVVTNYINDPKADPADAAKKLGAAVQSAK is encoded by the coding sequence ATGAATGCGATTTCTCGCCTCGCTACTGTCATTTCTCTCGCTTCCCTGTCTGCGCTCCCTCTCAGTGTTCTTGCCGCCGAATCCAAAGGTTCCGTGGAAGTCGTGCATTGGTGGACGTCGGGTGGCGAAAAGGCAGCGGTCGATGTCCTCAAGGCCCAAGTCGAGAAAGACGGCTTCACCTGGAAGGACGGCGCAGTCGCCGGTGGTGGCGGTGCGACTGCCATGACCGTGCTGAAAAGCCGTGCCGTTGCGGGTAACCCGCCAGGCGTGGCCCAGATCAAAGGCCCGGACATTCAGGAGTGGGCGTCTACCGGCCTGCTCGACACCGATGTCCTGAAAGACGTTGCCAAATCGGAGAAGTGGGACAGCCTGCTCGACAAGAAAGTCTCCGATACCGTGAAGTACGAAGGTGATTACGTGGCCGTGCCGGTGAACATCCACCGCGTCAACTGGCTGTGGATCAACCCGGAAGTCTTCAAGAAAGCCGGCATTGAAAAACCACCAACCACCCTCGAAGAATTCTACGCCGCCGGTGACAAGCTCAAGGCTGCGGGTTTCATTCCACTCGCCCACGGTGGCCAGCCTTGGCAGGACAGCACCGTGTTCGAAGCCGTTGTGCTCTCGGTGATGGGTGTTGATGGCTACAAGAAAGCCCTGGTCGATCTCGACAACAAAGCGCTGACCGGACCGGAAATGGTCAAGGCTTTGACCGAGCTGAAGAAAGTCGCGACCTACATGGACGCCGACGGCAAAGGCCAGGACTGGAACCTGGAAGCGGCCAAGGTCATCAACGGCAAGGCCGGCATGCAGATCATGGGTGACTGGGCCAAGTCCGAATGGACCGCCGCCAAGAAAGTCGCCGGCAAGGACTACGAGTGCGTAGCGTTCCCGGGCACCGACAAGGCCTTCACCTACAACATCGACTCCCTGGCTGTGTTCAAGCAGAAAGACGCGGGCACTGCTGCCGGTCAGCAGGACATTGCCAAAGTCGTGCTGGGTGAGAACTTCCAGAAAGTCTTCAGCATCAACAAGGGCTCGATCCCGGTGCGTAACGACATGCTGGCGGACATGGGCAAATACGGTTTCGACTCCTGCGCCCAGACCGCCGCCAAGGACTTCCTGGCAGACGCCAAGTCCGGCGGCCTGCAACCGAGCATGGCGCACAACATGGCAACCACGCTGGCGGTACAGGGCGCGTTCTTCGATGTGGTGACCAACTACATCAACGACCCGAAAGCCGACCCGGCTGACGCCGCCAAGAAACTGGGCGCAGCGGTTCAGTCGGCCAAGTAA
- a CDS encoding D-hexose-6-phosphate mutarotase yields the protein MLEHPLQRFFKSLRERPVFAWERYQKRDVLVIDHPLCQAVFSRQGAQLLHFQPKGQKPWLWCAAKWPQVGAIRGGVPVCWPWYGRHPSENAWPSHGWARLLDWKLIDSSSDDDGVRLHWQLELCDWQVDLHAHLGERMDLRLSTEHQDDMPCQLSQALHAYWRIGDVGEVALSGLEGAHGYDQLNRQVCQQEGELRVDGGCQRVFQHDGELQLNDHAWDRALCIDTGDTADTVVWHPGSRPLLGVSWNEISEFVCVEAASGGTDSLCLKPGERAHLSLQARVGA from the coding sequence ATGCTTGAGCATCCGCTACAACGCTTCTTCAAATCCTTGCGCGAACGTCCGGTGTTCGCGTGGGAGCGCTATCAGAAGCGCGACGTGTTGGTGATTGATCATCCGCTGTGTCAGGCGGTGTTCAGTCGCCAGGGCGCGCAGTTGCTGCACTTCCAGCCCAAGGGCCAGAAGCCGTGGCTGTGGTGCGCGGCGAAGTGGCCGCAGGTCGGCGCGATTCGCGGTGGCGTGCCGGTGTGTTGGCCGTGGTATGGCCGGCATCCGAGTGAAAACGCCTGGCCGTCCCATGGTTGGGCGCGCTTGCTCGACTGGAAGTTGATCGACAGCAGCAGCGACGACGATGGCGTGCGCCTGCATTGGCAGCTTGAGTTGTGCGACTGGCAAGTGGACCTGCATGCGCACTTGGGCGAACGCATGGATTTACGCTTGAGTACTGAGCATCAGGACGATATGCCGTGCCAGTTGAGTCAGGCGTTGCACGCTTACTGGCGTATTGGTGATGTCGGTGAGGTAGCGCTGTCTGGGCTCGAAGGCGCGCACGGTTATGACCAGTTGAACCGCCAGGTTTGCCAGCAGGAAGGCGAGTTGCGGGTGGATGGCGGCTGTCAGCGGGTGTTCCAGCATGACGGTGAATTGCAGCTCAATGACCATGCCTGGGATCGGGCGTTGTGCATCGATACTGGCGATACGGCTGACACGGTGGTCTGGCATCCGGGCTCACGGCCGTTGCTGGGGGTGAGCTGGAATGAGATATCCGAATTCGTTTGCGTGGAGGCCGCCAGTGGCGGCACCGATAGCCTGTGCCTGAAGCCGGGCGAGCGGGCGCATTTGAGTTTGCAGGCGCGGGTGGGCGCTTAA
- a CDS encoding carbohydrate porin: MKKKNSAQLICQLSAIAAMTLAGSVHAADAFSADSEWMTGDWGGERTKLIEQGIDIKMDYVGEVGGNLHGGFNNDKTARYSDQFGLGAALDLEKLFGWDNTQAKIQLTNRNGENISNDRVGDPRAGTLSSSQEVYGRGHMVRLTQLWIKHQFLDNKLDVKAGYFGEGEDFNTFPCEFQNLAFCGSQVGNWATNIWYNWPVSQAAIRVKYNISPEWYAQIGAYNQNPSQLEHGNGFKLSGSGTAGTVLPVELVWLPNPGNLPGEYRVGYYKSTASADDVREDDNGDDAATSGNAYRSHSSKHGYWFVAQQQLTSHNGDASRGLNIAANATFHDKDTNIVDNYQSLMFVYKGPFDARPKDDLGIGFARIHVNDDVKKNAELTNAANGVSNYEDPLFSPLRETEYNYELNYGFHVTNWLTVRPNLQYITHPGGVDEVDNALVAGLKIQSVF; the protein is encoded by the coding sequence ATGAAGAAGAAGAACAGCGCTCAGCTTATCTGCCAGTTGTCTGCCATTGCAGCAATGACACTGGCCGGTAGCGTCCACGCGGCTGACGCGTTTAGCGCCGATTCAGAATGGATGACCGGGGATTGGGGTGGCGAACGAACCAAGCTGATCGAGCAGGGCATCGACATCAAGATGGACTACGTCGGTGAAGTGGGCGGCAATCTCCACGGCGGGTTCAACAACGACAAGACTGCGCGTTACTCCGACCAGTTCGGCCTGGGCGCGGCACTGGACCTTGAGAAGCTGTTCGGCTGGGACAATACCCAGGCCAAGATCCAGCTGACCAACCGTAACGGTGAAAACATCTCCAACGACCGTGTCGGCGACCCGCGTGCCGGCACCTTGAGTTCCTCGCAGGAAGTCTACGGCCGTGGCCACATGGTCCGTCTGACCCAGTTGTGGATCAAGCATCAGTTCCTCGACAACAAACTGGACGTCAAGGCCGGTTACTTCGGTGAAGGCGAAGACTTCAACACCTTCCCGTGCGAATTCCAGAACCTGGCGTTCTGCGGTTCCCAAGTGGGTAACTGGGCGACCAACATCTGGTACAACTGGCCGGTCAGCCAAGCGGCGATCCGCGTGAAGTACAACATCTCGCCTGAGTGGTATGCGCAGATCGGCGCGTACAACCAGAACCCGTCGCAGCTGGAACACGGTAACGGCTTCAAGCTCAGCGGCAGCGGTACTGCCGGCACCGTTCTGCCGGTCGAGCTGGTCTGGCTGCCTAACCCAGGCAACCTGCCGGGCGAATACCGTGTCGGTTACTACAAAAGCACCGCCAGCGCCGATGACGTTCGTGAAGATGACAACGGCGATGATGCAGCCACCAGCGGCAACGCCTATCGCAGCCACAGCAGCAAGCACGGCTACTGGTTCGTTGCACAACAGCAACTCACCAGCCATAACGGTGACGCCAGCCGCGGTCTGAACATCGCCGCCAACGCAACTTTCCACGACAAGGACACCAACATCGTCGACAACTACCAGTCGCTGATGTTTGTGTACAAAGGCCCGTTCGACGCACGTCCGAAAGATGACCTGGGCATCGGCTTCGCCCGTATCCATGTCAACGATGACGTGAAGAAAAACGCCGAGCTGACCAACGCCGCCAATGGTGTGAGCAACTACGAAGATCCACTGTTCTCGCCACTGCGTGAGACCGAATACAACTACGAGCTCAACTACGGTTTCCACGTTACCAACTGGCTGACCGTGCGTCCCAACCTGCAATACATCACTCACCCGGGTGGTGTGGATGAAGTCGACAACGCTTTGGTCGCCGGCCTGAAAATTCAGTCGGTGTTCTAA
- the ugpC gene encoding sn-glycerol-3-phosphate ABC transporter ATP-binding protein UgpC encodes MATLELRNVNKTYGAGLPDTLKNIELSIKDGEFLILVGPSGCGKSTLMNCIAGLETITGGAIMIGDQDVSGMSPKDRDIAMVFQSYALYPTMSVRENIEFGLKIRKMNQSAIDEEVARVAKLLQIEHLLNRKPGQLSGGQQQRVAMGRALARRPKIYLFDEPLSNLDAKLRVEMRTEMKLMHQRLKTTTVYVTHDQIEAMTLGDKVAVMKDGIIQQFGTPKDIYNNPANLFVASFIGSPPMNFIPLRLQRKDGRLVALLDSGQARCELPMSMQDAGLEDREVILGLRPEQIMLANGDANGLPTIRAEVQVTEPTGPDTLVFVNLNETKVCCRLAPDVAPAVGETLTLQFDPAKVLLFDANTGERLGVAALPKTESHAANVAQFKGR; translated from the coding sequence ATGGCAACGCTCGAACTTCGCAATGTAAACAAGACCTATGGCGCCGGTCTGCCGGACACCTTGAAGAACATCGAACTGTCGATCAAGGACGGCGAGTTCCTGATCCTGGTCGGGCCTTCGGGTTGCGGTAAATCGACCCTGATGAACTGCATCGCCGGTCTGGAAACCATCACTGGCGGCGCGATCATGATCGGCGATCAGGACGTCAGCGGCATGAGCCCCAAGGATCGCGACATCGCCATGGTGTTCCAGTCCTACGCGCTGTATCCGACCATGAGCGTGCGCGAGAACATCGAATTCGGTCTGAAAATCCGCAAGATGAATCAGTCGGCCATCGACGAGGAAGTCGCCCGGGTGGCCAAGCTGTTGCAGATCGAACACCTGCTCAATCGCAAGCCTGGCCAACTCTCTGGCGGCCAGCAACAGCGCGTGGCCATGGGCCGTGCCCTGGCGCGTCGGCCGAAGATTTATCTGTTCGACGAACCGCTGTCCAACCTCGACGCAAAGCTGCGGGTCGAGATGCGCACCGAAATGAAACTGATGCACCAGCGCCTGAAAACCACCACGGTCTACGTGACCCACGACCAGATCGAAGCCATGACCCTGGGCGACAAGGTGGCGGTGATGAAGGACGGGATCATCCAGCAGTTCGGTACGCCGAAAGACATCTACAACAACCCGGCCAACCTGTTCGTGGCGAGCTTTATCGGCTCGCCGCCGATGAACTTCATTCCGTTGCGCCTGCAACGCAAGGACGGTCGACTTGTCGCGCTGCTGGACAGTGGCCAGGCGCGTTGCGAGCTGCCGATGAGCATGCAGGATGCCGGACTGGAAGACCGCGAAGTGATCCTCGGCCTGCGTCCTGAGCAGATCATGCTGGCGAACGGCGATGCCAATGGATTGCCGACCATTCGCGCTGAAGTTCAAGTCACCGAGCCGACCGGCCCGGACACGCTGGTGTTCGTCAATCTCAACGAAACCAAGGTCTGCTGCCGTCTGGCGCCGGACGTTGCACCGGCCGTGGGCGAAACCCTGACCCTGCAATTCGATCCGGCGAAAGTGCTGCTGTTCGATGCCAATACTGGCGAGCGCCTGGGGGTTGCCGCCTTACCGAAAACCGAATCGCACGCTGCCAACGTCGCGCAATTCAAAGGCCGCTGA
- a CDS encoding response regulator transcription factor: MSSVNKSILLVDDDQEIRELLDTYLTRAGFQVRTTPDGAGFRQALNDEPSDLVILDVMLPDEDGFSLCRWIRQHPRRAQVPIIMLTASSDEADRVIGLELGADDYLGKPFSPRELQARIKALLRRAQFGQERNGGEVLAFDDWRLDMVSHRLFHIDGEEVILSGADFALLKLFLDHPQQILDRDTIGNATRGRDLMPLDRIVDMAVSRLRQRLRDTEKPPRLIRTVRGSGYQLAANVIASNGH; this comes from the coding sequence GTGAGCTCAGTCAACAAGTCGATTTTGTTGGTCGATGACGATCAAGAGATACGCGAGTTGCTGGACACCTACCTGACCCGTGCCGGGTTTCAGGTACGTACCACCCCCGATGGCGCCGGTTTCCGCCAGGCCCTGAACGACGAGCCCAGTGACCTGGTGATCCTCGATGTGATGCTGCCGGACGAAGACGGTTTCAGTCTGTGCCGCTGGATTCGCCAGCACCCGCGACGGGCGCAGGTGCCGATCATCATGCTCACTGCCAGCTCCGACGAGGCCGACCGGGTCATCGGTCTGGAACTGGGCGCCGACGACTATCTCGGTAAACCTTTCAGCCCCCGTGAATTGCAGGCGCGCATCAAGGCCCTGTTGCGCCGCGCGCAATTCGGTCAGGAGCGCAACGGCGGTGAAGTGCTGGCCTTCGATGACTGGCGGCTGGACATGGTCAGCCATCGTCTGTTTCACATCGACGGTGAAGAGGTGATTCTGTCTGGTGCCGATTTCGCCTTGTTGAAACTGTTCCTCGATCACCCTCAGCAAATCCTCGACCGCGACACCATTGGCAACGCCACCCGTGGCCGTGATTTGATGCCGCTCGATCGCATCGTCGACATGGCGGTCAGTCGCCTGCGCCAACGTCTGCGCGACACGGAAAAGCCACCGCGACTGATCCGCACCGTGCGTGGCAGCGGCTATCAATTGGCAGCCAATGTGATTGCCAGCAATGGTCACTGA
- a CDS encoding ATP-binding protein → MVTESLRTLAERVPVPRSLLGRMLLLTLLAVLFAQTLSSVIWVSQLRATQLEGLVTSARSLAHSMTASVSYFRSLPVAYRPLVLDQLRSMGGTRFVVTLNDKPLGMEVLPITPRKAAVMKAVDEVLRQSLGHDTDISVSFVSPEDLRIFNAGLKLDELPRSWAHYALTLEPVNPPVLVTQIQMAPGEWLYIASLLPEPYTSLEEQGLPAQQVWFIVLTSGFLLLFIGLLVHWQSRPLKRLARAARDLSLGADVEPVAEGGGSEVVEVGRAFNTMRERISRYLTERSQLFSAISHDLRTPITRLRLRVELLEDEKLQAKFGRDLDELELLVKGALQCVKDTDIHENIEPVDLNHVLDCLVEPYLAPNGNGRVTQQGRALAAYPGKPLALKRCIGNLIDNALKYGQNAHLHIDDDDSAFVLHVDDEGPGVPEQRLEQVFEPHFRLAGQQQGYGLGLGIARNIAHSHGGEVSLQNLREGGLRVTLQLPRSVD, encoded by the coding sequence ATGGTCACTGAGTCCCTGCGCACACTCGCAGAACGGGTGCCGGTGCCGCGCTCGCTGCTCGGCCGCATGTTGCTGCTGACCTTGCTCGCGGTGTTGTTCGCGCAGACGTTGTCGAGCGTGATCTGGGTGTCGCAATTGCGTGCGACACAGCTCGAAGGACTGGTCACCAGCGCCCGCAGCCTGGCGCATTCGATGACGGCCAGCGTCAGTTACTTTCGTTCGTTGCCGGTGGCCTATCGACCGCTGGTGCTCGACCAGTTGCGCAGCATGGGCGGCACGCGATTCGTGGTGACGCTCAACGACAAACCCCTGGGCATGGAAGTCCTGCCGATCACCCCGCGCAAGGCTGCGGTGATGAAAGCGGTGGACGAAGTGCTGCGACAGTCCTTGGGTCACGACACTGATATTTCGGTGTCCTTCGTAAGTCCCGAGGATCTGCGGATTTTCAATGCCGGCCTGAAGCTCGATGAGCTGCCACGCTCCTGGGCGCACTACGCGCTGACCCTGGAACCGGTGAACCCGCCCGTGTTGGTCACGCAGATTCAAATGGCGCCGGGCGAATGGCTGTACATCGCCTCGTTGCTGCCTGAGCCGTACACCAGTCTTGAAGAGCAAGGCCTGCCGGCGCAGCAGGTGTGGTTCATCGTTCTCACCAGCGGTTTCTTGCTGCTGTTCATCGGCCTGCTGGTGCACTGGCAGAGCCGACCGCTCAAGCGTTTGGCGCGGGCGGCGCGGGATCTGTCGCTGGGCGCCGACGTCGAGCCGGTGGCCGAAGGTGGTGGCAGCGAAGTGGTTGAAGTGGGGCGCGCGTTCAACACCATGCGCGAACGCATCAGCCGCTATCTGACCGAACGTAGCCAGTTGTTCAGCGCGATTTCCCACGACCTTCGCACGCCCATTACCCGGCTACGATTGCGCGTCGAATTGCTCGAAGACGAAAAACTTCAAGCCAAGTTCGGCCGTGATCTGGACGAACTGGAGCTGCTGGTCAAAGGCGCGCTGCAATGCGTGAAAGACACCGATATCCACGAGAACATCGAGCCGGTGGATCTCAATCACGTCCTGGATTGTCTGGTGGAGCCGTATCTGGCGCCAAACGGCAATGGCCGCGTGACCCAGCAAGGGCGGGCGCTCGCGGCCTATCCGGGTAAACCACTGGCGCTCAAGCGCTGCATCGGCAACCTGATCGACAATGCGTTGAAGTACGGGCAGAACGCGCATCTGCACATCGATGACGACGACAGCGCATTTGTCCTGCATGTCGACGATGAAGGGCCGGGGGTTCCGGAGCAGCGGCTGGAGCAAGTCTTTGAACCGCACTTCCGGTTGGCCGGGCAACAGCAAGGTTACGGATTGGGGTTGGGGATCGCCCGTAACATTGCCCATAGCCATGGCGGTGAGGTCAGCCTGCAAAACCTGCGTGAAGGCGGGTTGCGGGTGACCCTGCAGTTACCGCGATCAGTGGATTGA
- a CDS encoding MurR/RpiR family transcriptional regulator codes for MRNLLEQIQSRLEELNKAERKVAEVILLNPQQATRFSIAALAQAASVSEPTVNRFCRSFGVSGYPELKLQLAQSLASGAAYVSRAVEADDNPEAYTKKIFGSAIASLDSALQALDPNLISRAVDLLIQARQIHFFGLGASAPVALDAQHKFFRFNLAVTAHADVLMQRMIASVAHTGELFVIISYTGRTRELVEVARIARENGASVLGLTAENSPLAKASTLSLNIPLPEDTDIYMPMTSRIIQLTVLDVLATGMTLRRGVDFQPHLRKIKESLNASRYPVGDEFN; via the coding sequence GTGCGAAATTTACTGGAACAAATCCAGAGTCGCCTTGAAGAGTTGAACAAGGCCGAACGCAAAGTCGCCGAGGTGATCCTGCTCAACCCACAGCAGGCCACCCGTTTCAGCATCGCCGCCCTCGCCCAGGCCGCTTCGGTCAGCGAGCCGACGGTCAACCGTTTCTGCCGCTCGTTCGGTGTCAGCGGCTACCCCGAGCTGAAGCTTCAGTTGGCCCAGAGCCTGGCCAGCGGCGCTGCCTATGTCAGTCGAGCGGTTGAAGCTGACGACAATCCGGAAGCGTATACCAAGAAGATTTTCGGCAGCGCCATTGCGTCCCTGGACAGCGCCTTGCAGGCACTGGACCCAAACCTGATCAGCCGCGCCGTCGACCTGTTGATCCAGGCCCGGCAAATCCACTTCTTCGGCCTCGGCGCCTCCGCCCCGGTGGCGCTGGATGCGCAGCACAAGTTCTTCCGTTTCAACCTGGCCGTGACCGCCCATGCCGATGTGCTGATGCAGCGCATGATTGCCTCGGTGGCGCATACCGGCGAATTGTTCGTGATCATTTCCTACACCGGCCGCACCCGCGAACTGGTGGAAGTGGCGCGCATTGCCCGGGAGAACGGTGCTTCGGTACTCGGCTTGACCGCAGAGAACTCACCGCTGGCCAAGGCCAGCACTTTGAGCCTGAACATTCCACTGCCGGAAGACACCGACATCTACATGCCGATGACTTCGCGGATCATTCAACTGACCGTGCTCGATGTGCTCGCCACCGGCATGACCTTGCGTCGCGGGGTGGATTTCCAGCCGCATTTGCGCAAGATCAAAGAGAGTTTGAATGCGAGCCGGTATCCGGTGGGTGACGAGTTCAATTGA
- a CDS encoding carbohydrate ABC transporter permease, with protein MTSLAAKPAISLSRIAIYAVLILAVLLYLIPLMVMLLTSFKTPEDISTGNLLSWPTVVTGIGWVKAWATVDGYFWNSIKITVPAVLISTAIGALNGYVLSMWRFRGSQLFFGLLLFGCFLPFQTVLLPASFTLGKMGLASTTTGLVFVHVVYGLAFTTLFFRNYYVSIPDALVKAARLDGAGFFTIFRRIILPMSTPIIMVCLIWQFTQIWNDFLFGVVFSSGDSQPITVALNNLVNTSTGAKEYNVDMAAAMIAGLPTLLVYVVAGKYFVRGLTAGAVKG; from the coding sequence ATGACTAGTCTCGCTGCCAAACCTGCCATCAGCCTGAGTCGCATCGCGATCTACGCGGTGCTGATCCTCGCCGTATTGCTTTACCTGATTCCATTGATGGTCATGCTGTTGACCAGCTTCAAGACCCCGGAAGACATCAGCACCGGCAACCTGCTGAGCTGGCCGACCGTGGTCACCGGCATTGGCTGGGTCAAGGCCTGGGCCACGGTTGACGGTTACTTCTGGAACTCGATCAAGATCACTGTTCCGGCGGTGCTGATTTCGACGGCGATCGGTGCGTTGAACGGCTACGTGCTGTCGATGTGGCGCTTCCGTGGTTCGCAGTTGTTCTTCGGTCTGCTGCTGTTCGGTTGCTTCCTGCCGTTCCAGACCGTGCTGCTGCCGGCGTCGTTCACCCTCGGCAAGATGGGCCTGGCAAGCACCACCACCGGGCTGGTGTTCGTGCACGTGGTTTACGGCCTGGCATTCACCACGCTGTTCTTCCGCAACTACTACGTGAGCATTCCGGATGCACTGGTGAAGGCTGCCCGCCTCGACGGCGCAGGTTTCTTCACCATTTTCCGCCGGATCATTCTGCCGATGTCGACGCCGATCATCATGGTCTGCCTGATCTGGCAGTTCACCCAGATCTGGAACGACTTCCTGTTCGGCGTGGTGTTCTCCAGCGGTGATTCGCAACCGATCACGGTCGCGCTGAACAACCTGGTCAACACCAGCACCGGCGCCAAGGAATACAACGTTGATATGGCAGCGGCGATGATCGCCGGGCTGCCGACCCTGCTGGTCTATGTGGTCGCAGGCAAGTATTTCGTGCGCGGCCTTACGGCCGGCGCAGTCAAGGGGTAA
- a CDS encoding AGE family epimerase/isomerase, whose translation MHTFQPAFSSWLNAPAHQQWLAAEGLRMLAFAKASKLPEGFGNLDERGHLPADAQAETMNTARMTHSFAMAHIQGLPGFAELVDHGVEALRGPLRDAVHGGWFAVAEHRDGNTGKNAYLHAFVALAASSAVVAQRPGAQALLDDAIDIIDAYFWSEEEGAMRESFNRDWSDEEAYRGANSNMHATEAFLALADVTDDNRWLCRAQRIVERVIHGHAAANDYLVVEHFDRDWQPLREYNHDNPADGFRPYGTTPGHGFEWARLLLHLEAARVQAGMLTPGWLATDAQKLFEQNCLHGWDVDGAPGIVYTLDWDNKAVVRHRLHWTHCEASAAASALLKRTGDEQFERWYRLFWEFCDSHFIDRCDGSWHHELDPLNRPSADIWAGKPDLYHAWQALLIPRLPLAPSMASALAQVSQSGSM comes from the coding sequence ATGCACACCTTCCAACCTGCTTTCAGCAGTTGGCTGAACGCACCTGCACACCAGCAATGGCTCGCTGCCGAAGGCTTGCGAATGCTGGCGTTCGCCAAGGCTTCGAAGCTGCCTGAAGGCTTCGGCAATCTCGATGAGCGCGGTCATCTGCCGGCCGACGCGCAAGCCGAAACCATGAACACCGCGCGCATGACCCACAGCTTTGCCATGGCCCACATTCAAGGCCTGCCGGGGTTTGCCGAACTGGTCGATCACGGTGTCGAAGCCCTGCGCGGGCCGCTGCGCGATGCCGTGCACGGTGGCTGGTTCGCGGTCGCTGAACACCGCGACGGCAACACCGGCAAGAACGCCTACCTGCATGCCTTCGTCGCGTTGGCCGCGAGTTCCGCGGTGGTCGCGCAACGTCCCGGCGCGCAAGCGTTGCTTGATGATGCCATCGACATCATCGACGCGTATTTCTGGAGCGAGGAGGAGGGCGCCATGCGCGAATCCTTCAACCGCGACTGGAGTGATGAAGAAGCCTATCGCGGCGCCAACAGCAACATGCACGCCACCGAAGCGTTTCTGGCGCTGGCCGATGTCACCGATGACAACCGCTGGCTGTGCCGTGCACAGCGCATTGTCGAGCGGGTGATTCATGGTCACGCCGCCGCCAACGATTACCTGGTGGTTGAGCATTTCGACCGCGACTGGCAGCCGCTGCGCGAGTACAACCACGACAACCCGGCCGACGGTTTCCGCCCCTATGGCACCACACCGGGCCACGGCTTTGAATGGGCGCGGCTGTTGCTGCACCTCGAAGCGGCGCGGGTGCAGGCCGGGATGTTGACGCCGGGTTGGCTGGCCACTGATGCGCAAAAACTCTTCGAGCAAAATTGCCTGCATGGCTGGGACGTCGACGGCGCGCCGGGCATTGTCTACACCCTCGACTGGGACAACAAAGCGGTGGTTCGTCATCGCTTGCACTGGACTCATTGCGAAGCCAGCGCCGCCGCCAGTGCGTTGCTCAAGCGTACCGGCGATGAACAATTCGAACGCTGGTACCGACTGTTCTGGGAGTTTTGTGACAGTCATTTCATCGACCGCTGCGACGGCAGCTGGCATCACGAACTCGACCCGTTGAACCGCCCAAGTGCCGATATCTGGGCCGGAAAACCCGACCTGTATCACGCCTGGCAAGCGTTGTTGATCCCGCGACTGCCGTTGGCGCCGAGCATGGCCAGTGCGCTGGCACAGGTGTCCCAGAGCGGTTCTATGTAA
- a CDS encoding sugar ABC transporter permease yields the protein MSSVAVFSKASPFDALQRWLPKLVLAPSMFIVLVGFYGYILWTFVLSFTTSTFLPNYKWAGLAQYARLFDNDRWWVASKNLALFGGMFIGITLVIGVTLAIFLDQKIRREGFIRTIYLYPMALSMIVTGTAWKWLLNPGMGLDKLLRDWGWEGFRLDWLIDPDRVVYCLVIAAVWQASGFIMAMFLAGLRGVDQSIIRAAQIDGASMPTIYWKVVLPSLRPVFFSAVMILAHIAIKSFDLVAAMTAGGPGYSSDLPAMFMYSFTFSRGQMGMGSASAILMLGAILAIIVPYLYSELRTKRHD from the coding sequence ATGAGTTCTGTTGCTGTGTTCAGCAAGGCCTCGCCGTTCGATGCATTGCAACGCTGGCTTCCAAAACTGGTGCTGGCGCCGAGCATGTTCATCGTTCTGGTGGGCTTCTATGGCTACATCCTGTGGACGTTCGTTCTGTCGTTCACGACCTCGACATTCCTGCCGAACTACAAGTGGGCGGGCCTGGCGCAATACGCACGGTTGTTCGACAACGACCGCTGGTGGGTGGCGAGCAAGAACCTGGCGCTGTTCGGCGGCATGTTCATCGGCATCACGCTGGTGATCGGCGTGACACTGGCGATTTTCCTCGACCAGAAAATCCGTCGCGAAGGTTTCATCCGCACCATTTACCTGTACCCGATGGCGCTCTCGATGATTGTCACCGGTACTGCCTGGAAATGGCTGCTCAACCCGGGCATGGGCCTGGACAAATTGTTGCGTGACTGGGGCTGGGAAGGCTTCCGTCTCGACTGGCTGATCGACCCGGACCGCGTGGTGTATTGCCTGGTGATCGCTGCGGTCTGGCAAGCCTCGGGCTTCATCATGGCGATGTTCCTCGCCGGCCTGCGCGGTGTCGATCAATCGATCATCCGTGCCGCGCAGATCGATGGCGCGAGCATGCCCACGATCTACTGGAAAGTGGTGCTGCCGAGCCTGCGCCCGGTGTTCTTCAGTGCAGTGATGATTCTGGCGCACATCGCGATCAAGAGTTTTGACCTGGTGGCGGCCATGACGGCCGGTGGCCCGGGTTATTCCTCCGACCTGCCGGCGATGTTCATGTACTCCTTCACGTTCAGTCGCGGCCAGATGGGCATGGGCTCGGCCAGTGCGATTCTGATGCTCGGTGCGATTCTCGCAATCATCGTGCCTTACCTGTACTCCGAGCTGAGGACCAAGCGTCATGACTAG